The DNA window CATATTCTTTGTAAAAGGAAATCCATAGGCTATAACATCTGCAATAAATTCTTCTACCAAAGATACGTCCCCAGACGATTTTATCTCTTCAAAGCTTATATATAGCTCTTTTATCGGTCTTCTTTCTACCGTTTTATCTAAATTGAAGGATACTACCTTTTTATATATCATTTCATAATACCTTCGAATAAAGGTTATTGAAATTTCAGGGGAGATGATACAAAAGAATTGAAGCCGTATTTTTTGTTGATGGAACAATGAAAACATCCTGTTTTTAATTTTTCATATTTTTTGAACTATAGGCAGGAGAAGACTTTTATCGCAAAATGTTTTGTGTTAGCCTCCCAATTTAACCCCGATTTCCTAATCGGGGTTAAAGCAATAATTTCATACTAATCCAGAAAGAAACTTATCGGCTGAAATCAAACGGATATTGCCAATTCGCTTGTCAATATTTTTTTCTAAAATAACTTGATATAAATATGGTATTTTAAGGCGTTCTGCAAAATACAAAAGATTCTTAGCAATGTTTTTTTCTTGAGTTTTCACTTCAACGGCAAACCATGGTTTTTGGCCTATTGTTATTAAAAAATCTACCTCCCTGCCATCTGTATCTCTTAAAAAATACAAGTCTATATTATATCCTTCCGCATCGTGAAGATAATGAACTAATTTTAAAAGATGGCTGGCTACCAAATTTTCAAAAAGTTTTCCCAAATTTTTAATCTCGGACCAATCCCAAAGATAAATTTTTGACTCTTTTTTCAAAGAACGAATTTTTTTCCCTGAAAATGGATAAATTCTAAAATGATAATAAAATTTTTCAAGAAGGTTTATCCAGTTTGTTACAGCTTTATGGCTTACTTCAAGGTCTTCGCGAAGAGAATTTATGGACAATAGCCCTGAGGCTTTTTCTGGAAGCAGTGATCCTAATATCTCCATCGAGCCTAAATCTCTTATTATCTCAACATCTCTTATATCTTCTCTAAACATGCGTTCAATTCTTTCGTTTTGCCAACGCCTTGCAGTTTTTTCATCCTGCGCAATAAACGGCTCAGGAAATCCTCCATATTTCAACAAATTGTTTAATATTTTCCAAGATTCTTTTGTTGACTCAAAATTTATTGCGGTACTCGGAATTAAATTGTTTTTTCTACCCAAAACTTCCGCCAATGTAAAGGGGTGGAGTCTGTAATAATGATACCTCCCCTGCAGGGAATCACCTCCGCGCCTGTAAATATCAAGGCGAGAACTTCCAGTGACAGTAATATCGCGGTCATCTTTAAATTTATCATAAAAACCTTTTACTAAGGTTTTCCATTTTTTATATTTATGGATTTCATCAAGGATTATAATATCTGAGGTTGATTCCAAGGAAGAACTTATGATATCACGCCTATCATCTTTAAAATCCCAATTATAATATGATGGATTTTTGTATTCTGCTCCAATGGTTTTTCTTCAAATCTGTCATTATTTCATCAAAAAGGTATCTTTTTAACATACCTTAAATTTAACCATAAGGCAAAAAAAATGGCAAATATATTTGCCTATAGGCAAATATTATGGCATTATGATTCAGCAGGCTCACCGCTTTGAAGTCTTTGGGAATCGGGGTTAATTTGCGCTCTCCATATTTCCTTGAAAATACAAATTCAGGCTGACTTTAAGTATTTTAATTTCTAAAAAACAAACCCCTCTACCCCATAAAGGGCTTGTTGCGTAATGATAGTTTTTGCAATTTGTCATCCCCGCGAAAGCGGGGATCCATCTTAACCCCGATTATAATAATCGGGGTTGTTTTTTGAGAAATAGATTCCCGTTTTCACGGGAATGACCATTACGCAACAGACCCATAAATCAATAGGAAGTAAAGGGGCAAAAATACAAGGTTTAATTTTTTTTGTCCTCGACAAGACGAAGCGCATTGTCGCCGAATCGATTCTCTGGGAGGTCGCCGCCGCGATAGCCACGGAACAGGCTGCGGAGAGCAAATACTTCATCACTATGCTTAGTTTCAGTCCATGTAAAATTGGCTCCTACTAAAGAACCTCTACCTTGTTCCCACTCCGCTTCGGTTTGAACTCTGAATTTTCTGCCGGTTAGAGCACTTAACCGTTTAGCGAATTCTCTTCCATCCAGCAAGCTTAAATAGGTTAGGATTTCCGCTTCTTTTGAAGGATCGTCAAGAATAGCAATAAGTTTATACGCATTATGCCCTGTCGGTGTATAATCACCCATGACTTGCTTGAATAATTTAACCGTAACTTCTCCTCTCATAATGCTAACTTTATCAGAAATATCTATCATCTCCGGAATTTCTATCATGCTTAAATCTGTTTTCTGATTACTCAACGTAAGTAAAACAGCGTGTAATCCCCCGCTTTTAATAGCCTGAGAAATGCGGCTTTTTGTAACAGGAAAACCAAACTCTTTAAGTTCAGAAATTAACTCTTCTGTAAGATCAGAGCCACCCTCTACGGCAATAACTTTATTCAATAAGCTTTGAATATCTTTACGATCAACAATTTCAGGCAAAAGAAAAGAGATAACCTTTCTGCTAAACATAAATCCTCCTGGCATATTATTATTGATAAGAAACCTTGAAAATTTCACCCCGATTATCCCAGAAGAATTGAAACCGTATTTTTTTGTTGATGCTACAAATAATAAAAAGTATTTTAAAAAACTTTTATGTTTTGGAATTTTAAAAATGATGGACTATTCCGATCTTAGCGGCATAATTTTTTATTTTTTCGAATTATTCTTCCTGACTTAGGACATTTAGTGTCCCAAGGGTTTTAGCGAGGTTATTTTTTCTTTTAAGCCCGTGTCTTCAGTTGTTGTTTCGATATATGCTGCCTCTCCTGTCTTTGGGTTGACAACCTTATGAGTCAATGCTTTTCTGATCCCCATATTAGTCCTTAGCTCTATGTCCTTGCAGCTTGGATACTACTTGAACAGCTTTTTTGCCAGAAGCCGTTGAAACAAATCCTTTGTCTCCTCCTCTAATTATATATCCAAAAAGACGTTAATCCCAATTATTCACCCTGATATTGTCCTTTTGGCCCCCTCCACTACATTTCTAAGCAACATTGCAATCGTCATAGGGCCAACCCCTCCCGGAACAGGAGTTACAAAAGAGGCTTTTCCCTTTACTGAGTCAAAATCGACATCTCCACAAAATCTGTCGCCTACCCTATTCATACCAACATCAATTACAATAGCGCCAAGCTTAATCATCTCTCCCGTGATAATATTTGCTTTTCCAACCGCCGCAACAACTATATCCCCTCGCCTAACAACATCTCCTAAATTCTTTGTTCTGGAATGACAAATGGTGACAGTCGCATGGGCATTTAATAATAAAATAGCCATAGGCTTACCTACAATATTGCTACGCCCAACCACAACAGCCTCCTTCCCAGAGATATCCACACCTGTGGATAAGATTAACTCCATAACCCCTTTTGGAGTACAAGGAACAAATAGCGGAGCCTCGCCCCGAAACAATCTCCCCAGGTTTTCAATATGAAAGCCATCAACATCTTTTTGTGGCAATATCTTTTCCAATACCTTTTTTTCATTAACCCCAACCGGCAAAGGCAATTGCACCAAAATTCCATGAACAGATTTATCAGAATTTAATTCTTCAACAACAGAAATAAGCTCATTTTCCTTGATATTAAAAGGAAAACGAAGGGTCTCAGAGTCAATTCCGGCAGCAATACAGCCCTTCTCTTTATTTCTAACATAAAGCTGAGAAGCAGGGTCATCTCCCACCAGAATAACACAAAGCTTTGGCGCAACCCCTTTCTCTCTTTTTAATTTTTCCACCTCGACACTCAACACATCTCTAAGCTTTAAAGCAATCCCCTTCCCATCAATTATTTGGCTCATAACTTATCCACAGCTCCTTTCAAAAATATATTATTTTCATCTATAAATCAACTTTTTAACTATCTAATTTTTAAAAATTTTTATCCCTGCCCACCAAGAGGAAATTTCCACCCCTCCGCCAGAATTCTGCTCGATTATGAACCCTGATTTCATAATCGGAGTAAAATGTTTCACGTGAAACATTTTACCCATAAAAAGATAATATTTTTTACCACGGCACTCACGCCAAAAATTTTTTGCATGAGCTTAGAGGTTCACTTGCCAACACAAAACTGAGAGAAAATTCTATCTAACACTTCATCCCCCACCCTTATCCCTGACATTTCATCCAAGGCTTCAATTGCTTCTTGAATTTTAACAGAAACAATATCCATAGATACTTTAATAGTAATATCCTTTATTATTTCCTGCAATATTCCTTTTGCCTTATTTAAACAATCTGCCTGTCTTTCTGTAGTCAAAACAACATCTGAATTATTTCCCTTCTTCGTAATAACAAAGTCAAGCATGGCCTCTTCTAACTCCAAAATACCCATCCCTTTAAACGCAGAGACCTTAACCCCTTCCTGCGTTAAAACAACCCCCAAATCTATCTTATTAAGAACCTTTATACTCTCTCTGTTTTTTATCAAATCAAGCATCTCATCATCCATTGCATCTAAAGGCTGCGAGACATCCAAAACCAAAAGAACAAGATCTGCCAATTCAATATATTTTTTAGCAATATTAATCCCTTGTTGCTCAATAAACTCGTTAGTCTTTCTAATTCCTGCTGTATCAATAATATTAAACTGAAAACCCTTAATATTCAACCCCTCAACAATTGCATCCCTGGTAGTCCCAGGAATAGCCGTGACAATTGCCCTGCTCTCTCGCAATAAAGCATTCAATAAACTGGATTTTCCAACATTAGGCTTACCGGCAATAACAACATTTACTCCATTTCTAATAAGCTTACCATACGAACAATTAGATAAAATTAAATCCAAGGTATTTATAAAATCAGCTATTTTTTTCTCTAAAGGATCAAGAGGGCCAAAATCATCCGGAAAATCTATCGAGGCTTGCACTTCTGATAAAATAGAAACAAGACTATCTTTAAGGGCGTTAATTTCTGCTGATAGCTTACCATGAAGCTGGGCTGTAGATAAATCAGCAATGGCTTCGGATTGAGCAGAGACTAATGATAAAACAGATTCTGCCTGCATTAAATCAATTTTATTATTTAAAAAAGCTCTTTTCGTGAACTCCCCTCTTCCTGCCAGCCTCGCCCCATTAGCCAAAATCAGAGCCAAAAGACGTCGGACAACAACAGGACTGCCATGACAGGAAATTTCAACAATATCTTCTCCTGTATAACTTTTGGGAGAACGAAAAAAGGTTATTACAACTTCATCAATATTACCTGAAAGCCACTTATGATAAGCCCTATGAGATTCTGGCATTTTTATATCCGAAATACTCACAGCAATAGAAAAAGCTTGCGGCCCACTGATTCTAACAACTCCAATCCCGCCAAAACCCAAGGGGGTAGAAATCGCAGCTATAGTATCATTAAAATCCAAGTCCATACACAATACACCATCCATACAAATCCAACCTTGGTTGTCATAGCAAACCCTTAAACTCAAAGCAGATTTCATAAAACCATAAACAAACTCAGTATGATAAAAACTACCAAAATCTTATATTTTGCAACAATGCCTAAAAACAAAAGGCGAGAAAACAACCCCTCGCCTTTAATCAACACACAAACAATACCTAACAATCATTTATTAGGTGCTATAATTAAACGCCTCTCAGGCCCCTCTCCCTCACTATAAGTCTTAATATTAGAATTTT is part of the candidate division WOR-1 bacterium RIFOXYB2_FULL_36_35 genome and encodes:
- a CDS encoding bifunctional methylenetetrahydrofolate dehydrogenase/methenyltetrahydrofolate cyclohydrolase is translated as MSQIIDGKGIALKLRDVLSVEVEKLKREKGVAPKLCVILVGDDPASQLYVRNKEKGCIAAGIDSETLRFPFNIKENELISVVEELNSDKSVHGILVQLPLPVGVNEKKVLEKILPQKDVDGFHIENLGRLFRGEAPLFVPCTPKGVMELILSTGVDISGKEAVVVGRSNIVGKPMAILLLNAHATVTICHSRTKNLGDVVRRGDIVVAAVGKANIITGEMIKLGAIVIDVGMNRVGDRFCGDVDFDSVKGKASFVTPVPGGVGPMTIAMLLRNVVEGAKRTISG
- a CDS encoding tRNA uridine-5-carboxymethylaminomethyl(34) synthesis GTPase MnmE, which produces MDLDFNDTIAAISTPLGFGGIGVVRISGPQAFSIAVSISDIKMPESHRAYHKWLSGNIDEVVITFFRSPKSYTGEDIVEISCHGSPVVVRRLLALILANGARLAGRGEFTKRAFLNNKIDLMQAESVLSLVSAQSEAIADLSTAQLHGKLSAEINALKDSLVSILSEVQASIDFPDDFGPLDPLEKKIADFINTLDLILSNCSYGKLIRNGVNVVIAGKPNVGKSSLLNALLRESRAIVTAIPGTTRDAIVEGLNIKGFQFNIIDTAGIRKTNEFIEQQGINIAKKYIELADLVLLVLDVSQPLDAMDDEMLDLIKNRESIKVLNKIDLGVVLTQEGVKVSAFKGMGILELEEAMLDFVITKKGNNSDVVLTTERQADCLNKAKGILQEIIKDITIKVSMDIVSVKIQEAIEALDEMSGIRVGDEVLDRIFSQFCVGK